The Homo sapiens chromosome 5, GRCh38.p14 Primary Assembly genome includes a window with the following:
- the GRK6 gene encoding G protein-coupled receptor kinase 6 isoform X1, whose amino-acid sequence MPHPCALGLWTQQLPSLPTERDYHSLCERQPIGRLLFREFCATRPELSRCVAFLDGVAEYEVTPDDKRKACGRQLTQNFLSHTGPDLIPEVPRQLVTNCTQRLEQGPCKDLFQELTRLTHEYLSVAPFADYLDSIYFNRFLQWKWLERQPVTKNTFRQYRVLGKGGFGEVCACQVRATGKMYACKKLEKKRIKKRKGEAMALNEKQILEKVNSRFVVSLAYAYETKDALCLVLTLMNGGDLKFHIYHMGQAGFPEARAVFYAAEICCGLEDLHRERIVYRDLKPENILLDDHGHIRISDLGLAVHVPEGQTIKGRVGTVGYMAPEVVKNERYTFSPDWWALGCLLYEMIAGQSPFQQRKKKIKREEVERLVKEVPEEYSERFSPQARSLCSQLLCKDPAERLGCRGGSAREVKEHPLFKKLNFKRLGAGMLEPPFKPDPQAIYCKDVLDIEQFSTVKGVELEPTDQDFYQKFATGSVPIPWQNEMVETECFQELNVFGLDGSVPPDLDWKGQPPAPPKKGLLQRLFSRQRIAVETAATARKSSPPASSPQPEAPTSSWR is encoded by the exons ATGCCCCACCCATGTGCTCTCGGGCTGTGGACCCAGCAGCTTCCATCACTGCCAACAGAGCGTGACTATCACAGCCTGTGCGAGCGGCAGCCCATTGGGCGCCTGCTGTTCCGAGAGTTCTGTGCCACGAGGCCGGAGCTGAGCCGCTGCGTCGCCTTCCTGGATGGGGTG GCCGAGTATGAAGTGACCCCGGATGACAAGCGGAAGGCATGTGGGCGGCAGCTAACGCAGAATTTTCTGAGCCACACG GGTCCTGACCTCATCCCTGAGGTCCCCCGGCAGCTGGTGACGAACTGCACCCAGCGGCTGGAGCAGGGTCCCTGCAAAGACCTTTTCCAGGAACTCACCCG GCTGACCCACGAGTACCTGAGCGTGGCCCCTTTTGCCGACTACCTCGACAGCATCTACTTCAACCGTTTCCTGCAGTGGAAGTGGCTGGAAAG GCAGCCAGTGACCAAAAACACCTTCAGGCAATACCGAGTCCTGGGCAAAGGTGGCTTTGGGGAG GTGTGCGCCTGCCAGGTGCGGGCCACAGGTAAGATGTATGCCTGCAAGAAGCTAGAGAAAAAGCGGATCAAGAAGCGGAAAGGGGAGGCCATGGCGCTGAACGAGAAGCAGATCCTGGAGAAAGTGAACAGTAGGTTTGTA GTGAGCTTGGCCTACGCCTATGAGACCAAGGACGCGCTGTGCCTGGTGCTGACACTGATGAACGGGGGCGACCTCAAGTTCCACATCTACCACATGGGCCAGGCTGGCTTCCCCGAAGCGCGGGCCGTCTTCTACGCCGCCGAGATCTGCTGTGGCCTGGAGGACCTGCACCGGGAGCGCATCGTGTACAG GGACCTGAAGCCCGAGAACATCTTGCTGGATGACCACG GCCACATCCGCATCTCTGACCTGGGACTAGCTGTGCATGTGCCCGAGGGCCAGACCATCAAAGGGCGTGTGGGCACCGTGGGTTACATGG CTCCGGAGGTGGTGAAGAATGAACGGTACACGTTCAGCCCTGACTGGTGGGCGCTCGGCTGCCTCCTGTACGAGATGATCGCAGGCCAGTCGCCCTTCcagcagaggaagaagaagatcAAGCGGGAGGAGGTGGAGCGGCTGGTGAAGGAGGTCCCCGAGGAGTATTCCGAGCGCTTTTCCCCGCAGGCCCGCTCACTTTGCTCACAG CTCCTCTGCAAGGACCCTGCCGAACGCCTGGGGTGTCGTGGGGGCAGTGCCCGCGAGGTGAAGGAGCACCCCCTCTTTAAGAAGCTGAACTTCAAGCGGCTGGGAGCTGGCATGCTGGAGCCGCCGTTCAAGCCTGAC CCCCAGGCCATTTACTGCAAGGATGTTCTGGACATTGAACAGTTCTCTACGGTCAAGGGCGTGGAGCTGGAGCCTACCGACCAGGACTTCTACCAGAAGTTTGCCACAGGCAGTGTGCCCATCCCCTGGCAGAACGAG ATGGTGGAGACCGAGTGCTTCCAAGAGCTGAATGTCTTTGGGCTGGATGGCTCAGTTCCCCCAGACCTGGACTGGAAGGGCCAGCCACCTGCACCTCCTAAAAAGGGACTGCTGCAGAGACTCTTCAGTCGCCAA AGGATTGCTGTGGAAACTGCAGCGACAGCGAGGAAGAGCTCCCCACCCGCCTCTAGCCCCCAGCCCGAGGCCCCCACCAGCAGTTGGCGGTAG
- the GRK6 gene encoding G protein-coupled receptor kinase 6 isoform X2 produces MLQFPHISQCEELRLSLERDYHSLCERQPIGRLLFREFCATRPELSRCVAFLDGVAEYEVTPDDKRKACGRQLTQNFLSHTGPDLIPEVPRQLVTNCTQRLEQGPCKDLFQELTRLTHEYLSVAPFADYLDSIYFNRFLQWKWLERQPVTKNTFRQYRVLGKGGFGEVCACQVRATGKMYACKKLEKKRIKKRKGEAMALNEKQILEKVNSRFVVSLAYAYETKDALCLVLTLMNGGDLKFHIYHMGQAGFPEARAVFYAAEICCGLEDLHRERIVYRDLKPENILLDDHGHIRISDLGLAVHVPEGQTIKGRVGTVGYMAPEVVKNERYTFSPDWWALGCLLYEMIAGQSPFQQRKKKIKREEVERLVKEVPEEYSERFSPQARSLCSQLLCKDPAERLGCRGGSAREVKEHPLFKKLNFKRLGAGMLEPPFKPDPQAIYCKDVLDIEQFSTVKGVELEPTDQDFYQKFATGSVPIPWQNEMVETECFQELNVFGLDGSVPPDLDWKGQPPAPPKKGLLQRLFSRQRIAVETAATARKSSPPASSPQPEAPTSSWR; encoded by the exons ATGCTCCAGTTCCCTCACATCAGCCAGTGCGAAGAGCTGCGGCTCAGCCTCG AGCGTGACTATCACAGCCTGTGCGAGCGGCAGCCCATTGGGCGCCTGCTGTTCCGAGAGTTCTGTGCCACGAGGCCGGAGCTGAGCCGCTGCGTCGCCTTCCTGGATGGGGTG GCCGAGTATGAAGTGACCCCGGATGACAAGCGGAAGGCATGTGGGCGGCAGCTAACGCAGAATTTTCTGAGCCACACG GGTCCTGACCTCATCCCTGAGGTCCCCCGGCAGCTGGTGACGAACTGCACCCAGCGGCTGGAGCAGGGTCCCTGCAAAGACCTTTTCCAGGAACTCACCCG GCTGACCCACGAGTACCTGAGCGTGGCCCCTTTTGCCGACTACCTCGACAGCATCTACTTCAACCGTTTCCTGCAGTGGAAGTGGCTGGAAAG GCAGCCAGTGACCAAAAACACCTTCAGGCAATACCGAGTCCTGGGCAAAGGTGGCTTTGGGGAG GTGTGCGCCTGCCAGGTGCGGGCCACAGGTAAGATGTATGCCTGCAAGAAGCTAGAGAAAAAGCGGATCAAGAAGCGGAAAGGGGAGGCCATGGCGCTGAACGAGAAGCAGATCCTGGAGAAAGTGAACAGTAGGTTTGTA GTGAGCTTGGCCTACGCCTATGAGACCAAGGACGCGCTGTGCCTGGTGCTGACACTGATGAACGGGGGCGACCTCAAGTTCCACATCTACCACATGGGCCAGGCTGGCTTCCCCGAAGCGCGGGCCGTCTTCTACGCCGCCGAGATCTGCTGTGGCCTGGAGGACCTGCACCGGGAGCGCATCGTGTACAG GGACCTGAAGCCCGAGAACATCTTGCTGGATGACCACG GCCACATCCGCATCTCTGACCTGGGACTAGCTGTGCATGTGCCCGAGGGCCAGACCATCAAAGGGCGTGTGGGCACCGTGGGTTACATGG CTCCGGAGGTGGTGAAGAATGAACGGTACACGTTCAGCCCTGACTGGTGGGCGCTCGGCTGCCTCCTGTACGAGATGATCGCAGGCCAGTCGCCCTTCcagcagaggaagaagaagatcAAGCGGGAGGAGGTGGAGCGGCTGGTGAAGGAGGTCCCCGAGGAGTATTCCGAGCGCTTTTCCCCGCAGGCCCGCTCACTTTGCTCACAG CTCCTCTGCAAGGACCCTGCCGAACGCCTGGGGTGTCGTGGGGGCAGTGCCCGCGAGGTGAAGGAGCACCCCCTCTTTAAGAAGCTGAACTTCAAGCGGCTGGGAGCTGGCATGCTGGAGCCGCCGTTCAAGCCTGAC CCCCAGGCCATTTACTGCAAGGATGTTCTGGACATTGAACAGTTCTCTACGGTCAAGGGCGTGGAGCTGGAGCCTACCGACCAGGACTTCTACCAGAAGTTTGCCACAGGCAGTGTGCCCATCCCCTGGCAGAACGAG ATGGTGGAGACCGAGTGCTTCCAAGAGCTGAATGTCTTTGGGCTGGATGGCTCAGTTCCCCCAGACCTGGACTGGAAGGGCCAGCCACCTGCACCTCCTAAAAAGGGACTGCTGCAGAGACTCTTCAGTCGCCAA AGGATTGCTGTGGAAACTGCAGCGACAGCGAGGAAGAGCTCCCCACCCGCCTCTAGCCCCCAGCCCGAGGCCCCCACCAGCAGTTGGCGGTAG
- the GRK6 gene encoding G protein-coupled receptor kinase 6 isoform C (isoform C is encoded by transcript variant 3), translating into MELENIVANTVLLKAREGGGGNRKGKSKKWRQMLQFPHISQCEELRLSLERDYHSLCERQPIGRLLFREFCATRPELSRCVAFLDGVAEYEVTPDDKRKACGRQLTQNFLSHTGPDLIPEVPRQLVTNCTQRLEQGPCKDLFQELTRLTHEYLSVAPFADYLDSIYFNRFLQWKWLERQPVTKNTFRQYRVLGKGGFGEVCACQVRATGKMYACKKLEKKRIKKRKGEAMALNEKQILEKVNSRFVVSLAYAYETKDALCLVLTLMNGGDLKFHIYHMGQAGFPEARAVFYAAEICCGLEDLHRERIVYRDLKPENILLDDHGHIRISDLGLAVHVPEGQTIKGRVGTVGYMAPEVVKNERYTFSPDWWALGCLLYEMIAGQSPFQQRKKKIKREEVERLVKEVPEEYSERFSPQARSLCSQLLCKDPAERLGCRGGSAREVKEHPLFKKLNFKRLGAGMLEPPFKPDPQAIYCKDVLDIEQFSTVKGVELEPTDQDFYQKFATGSVPIPWQNEMVETECFQELNVFGLDGSVPPDLDWKGQPPAPPKKGLLQRLFSRQR; encoded by the exons ATGGAGCTCGAGAACATCGTAGCGAACACGGTGCTACTCAAGGCCCGGGAAG GTGGCGGTGGAAATCGCAAAGGCAAAAGCAAGAAATGGCGGCAGATGCTCCAGTTCCCTCACATCAGCCAGTGCGAAGAGCTGCGGCTCAGCCTCG AGCGTGACTATCACAGCCTGTGCGAGCGGCAGCCCATTGGGCGCCTGCTGTTCCGAGAGTTCTGTGCCACGAGGCCGGAGCTGAGCCGCTGCGTCGCCTTCCTGGATGGGGTG GCCGAGTATGAAGTGACCCCGGATGACAAGCGGAAGGCATGTGGGCGGCAGCTAACGCAGAATTTTCTGAGCCACACG GGTCCTGACCTCATCCCTGAGGTCCCCCGGCAGCTGGTGACGAACTGCACCCAGCGGCTGGAGCAGGGTCCCTGCAAAGACCTTTTCCAGGAACTCACCCG GCTGACCCACGAGTACCTGAGCGTGGCCCCTTTTGCCGACTACCTCGACAGCATCTACTTCAACCGTTTCCTGCAGTGGAAGTGGCTGGAAAG GCAGCCAGTGACCAAAAACACCTTCAGGCAATACCGAGTCCTGGGCAAAGGTGGCTTTGGGGAG GTGTGCGCCTGCCAGGTGCGGGCCACAGGTAAGATGTATGCCTGCAAGAAGCTAGAGAAAAAGCGGATCAAGAAGCGGAAAGGGGAGGCCATGGCGCTGAACGAGAAGCAGATCCTGGAGAAAGTGAACAGTAGGTTTGTA GTGAGCTTGGCCTACGCCTATGAGACCAAGGACGCGCTGTGCCTGGTGCTGACACTGATGAACGGGGGCGACCTCAAGTTCCACATCTACCACATGGGCCAGGCTGGCTTCCCCGAAGCGCGGGCCGTCTTCTACGCCGCCGAGATCTGCTGTGGCCTGGAGGACCTGCACCGGGAGCGCATCGTGTACAG GGACCTGAAGCCCGAGAACATCTTGCTGGATGACCACG GCCACATCCGCATCTCTGACCTGGGACTAGCTGTGCATGTGCCCGAGGGCCAGACCATCAAAGGGCGTGTGGGCACCGTGGGTTACATGG CTCCGGAGGTGGTGAAGAATGAACGGTACACGTTCAGCCCTGACTGGTGGGCGCTCGGCTGCCTCCTGTACGAGATGATCGCAGGCCAGTCGCCCTTCcagcagaggaagaagaagatcAAGCGGGAGGAGGTGGAGCGGCTGGTGAAGGAGGTCCCCGAGGAGTATTCCGAGCGCTTTTCCCCGCAGGCCCGCTCACTTTGCTCACAG CTCCTCTGCAAGGACCCTGCCGAACGCCTGGGGTGTCGTGGGGGCAGTGCCCGCGAGGTGAAGGAGCACCCCCTCTTTAAGAAGCTGAACTTCAAGCGGCTGGGAGCTGGCATGCTGGAGCCGCCGTTCAAGCCTGAC CCCCAGGCCATTTACTGCAAGGATGTTCTGGACATTGAACAGTTCTCTACGGTCAAGGGCGTGGAGCTGGAGCCTACCGACCAGGACTTCTACCAGAAGTTTGCCACAGGCAGTGTGCCCATCCCCTGGCAGAACGAG ATGGTGGAGACCGAGTGCTTCCAAGAGCTGAATGTCTTTGGGCTGGATGGCTCAGTTCCCCCAGACCTGGACTGGAAGGGCCAGCCACCTGCACCTCCTAAAAAGGGACTGCTGCAGAGACTCTTCAGTCGCCAA agGTGA
- the GRK6 gene encoding G protein-coupled receptor kinase 6 isoform A (isoform A is encoded by transcript variant 1), with protein sequence MELENIVANTVLLKAREGGGGNRKGKSKKWRQMLQFPHISQCEELRLSLERDYHSLCERQPIGRLLFREFCATRPELSRCVAFLDGVAEYEVTPDDKRKACGRQLTQNFLSHTGPDLIPEVPRQLVTNCTQRLEQGPCKDLFQELTRLTHEYLSVAPFADYLDSIYFNRFLQWKWLERQPVTKNTFRQYRVLGKGGFGEVCACQVRATGKMYACKKLEKKRIKKRKGEAMALNEKQILEKVNSRFVVSLAYAYETKDALCLVLTLMNGGDLKFHIYHMGQAGFPEARAVFYAAEICCGLEDLHRERIVYRDLKPENILLDDHGHIRISDLGLAVHVPEGQTIKGRVGTVGYMAPEVVKNERYTFSPDWWALGCLLYEMIAGQSPFQQRKKKIKREEVERLVKEVPEEYSERFSPQARSLCSQLLCKDPAERLGCRGGSAREVKEHPLFKKLNFKRLGAGMLEPPFKPDPQAIYCKDVLDIEQFSTVKGVELEPTDQDFYQKFATGSVPIPWQNEMVETECFQELNVFGLDGSVPPDLDWKGQPPAPPKKGLLQRLFSRQDCCGNCSDSEEELPTRL encoded by the exons ATGGAGCTCGAGAACATCGTAGCGAACACGGTGCTACTCAAGGCCCGGGAAG GTGGCGGTGGAAATCGCAAAGGCAAAAGCAAGAAATGGCGGCAGATGCTCCAGTTCCCTCACATCAGCCAGTGCGAAGAGCTGCGGCTCAGCCTCG AGCGTGACTATCACAGCCTGTGCGAGCGGCAGCCCATTGGGCGCCTGCTGTTCCGAGAGTTCTGTGCCACGAGGCCGGAGCTGAGCCGCTGCGTCGCCTTCCTGGATGGGGTG GCCGAGTATGAAGTGACCCCGGATGACAAGCGGAAGGCATGTGGGCGGCAGCTAACGCAGAATTTTCTGAGCCACACG GGTCCTGACCTCATCCCTGAGGTCCCCCGGCAGCTGGTGACGAACTGCACCCAGCGGCTGGAGCAGGGTCCCTGCAAAGACCTTTTCCAGGAACTCACCCG GCTGACCCACGAGTACCTGAGCGTGGCCCCTTTTGCCGACTACCTCGACAGCATCTACTTCAACCGTTTCCTGCAGTGGAAGTGGCTGGAAAG GCAGCCAGTGACCAAAAACACCTTCAGGCAATACCGAGTCCTGGGCAAAGGTGGCTTTGGGGAG GTGTGCGCCTGCCAGGTGCGGGCCACAGGTAAGATGTATGCCTGCAAGAAGCTAGAGAAAAAGCGGATCAAGAAGCGGAAAGGGGAGGCCATGGCGCTGAACGAGAAGCAGATCCTGGAGAAAGTGAACAGTAGGTTTGTA GTGAGCTTGGCCTACGCCTATGAGACCAAGGACGCGCTGTGCCTGGTGCTGACACTGATGAACGGGGGCGACCTCAAGTTCCACATCTACCACATGGGCCAGGCTGGCTTCCCCGAAGCGCGGGCCGTCTTCTACGCCGCCGAGATCTGCTGTGGCCTGGAGGACCTGCACCGGGAGCGCATCGTGTACAG GGACCTGAAGCCCGAGAACATCTTGCTGGATGACCACG GCCACATCCGCATCTCTGACCTGGGACTAGCTGTGCATGTGCCCGAGGGCCAGACCATCAAAGGGCGTGTGGGCACCGTGGGTTACATGG CTCCGGAGGTGGTGAAGAATGAACGGTACACGTTCAGCCCTGACTGGTGGGCGCTCGGCTGCCTCCTGTACGAGATGATCGCAGGCCAGTCGCCCTTCcagcagaggaagaagaagatcAAGCGGGAGGAGGTGGAGCGGCTGGTGAAGGAGGTCCCCGAGGAGTATTCCGAGCGCTTTTCCCCGCAGGCCCGCTCACTTTGCTCACAG CTCCTCTGCAAGGACCCTGCCGAACGCCTGGGGTGTCGTGGGGGCAGTGCCCGCGAGGTGAAGGAGCACCCCCTCTTTAAGAAGCTGAACTTCAAGCGGCTGGGAGCTGGCATGCTGGAGCCGCCGTTCAAGCCTGAC CCCCAGGCCATTTACTGCAAGGATGTTCTGGACATTGAACAGTTCTCTACGGTCAAGGGCGTGGAGCTGGAGCCTACCGACCAGGACTTCTACCAGAAGTTTGCCACAGGCAGTGTGCCCATCCCCTGGCAGAACGAG ATGGTGGAGACCGAGTGCTTCCAAGAGCTGAATGTCTTTGGGCTGGATGGCTCAGTTCCCCCAGACCTGGACTGGAAGGGCCAGCCACCTGCACCTCCTAAAAAGGGACTGCTGCAGAGACTCTTCAGTCGCCAA GATTGCTGTGGAAACTGCAGCGACAGCGAGGAAGAGCTCCCCACCCGCCTCTAG
- the GRK6 gene encoding G protein-coupled receptor kinase 6 isoform X3 produces MGRRRGELLPGDWSNEVAVEIAKAKARNGGRCSSSLTSASAKSCGSASAEYEVTPDDKRKACGRQLTQNFLSHTGPDLIPEVPRQLVTNCTQRLEQGPCKDLFQELTRLTHEYLSVAPFADYLDSIYFNRFLQWKWLERQPVTKNTFRQYRVLGKGGFGEVCACQVRATGKMYACKKLEKKRIKKRKGEAMALNEKQILEKVNSRFVVSLAYAYETKDALCLVLTLMNGGDLKFHIYHMGQAGFPEARAVFYAAEICCGLEDLHRERIVYRDLKPENILLDDHGHIRISDLGLAVHVPEGQTIKGRVGTVGYMAPEVVKNERYTFSPDWWALGCLLYEMIAGQSPFQQRKKKIKREEVERLVKEVPEEYSERFSPQARSLCSQLLCKDPAERLGCRGGSAREVKEHPLFKKLNFKRLGAGMLEPPFKPDPQAIYCKDVLDIEQFSTVKGVELEPTDQDFYQKFATGSVPIPWQNEMVETECFQELNVFGLDGSVPPDLDWKGQPPAPPKKGLLQRLFSRQDCCGNCSDSEEELPTRL; encoded by the exons ATGGGAAGACGGCGCGGGGAGCTTCTGCCCGGTGATTGGTCAAATGAG GTGGCGGTGGAAATCGCAAAGGCAAAAGCAAGAAATGGCGGCAGATGCTCCAGTTCCCTCACATCAGCCAGTGCGAAGAGCTGCGGCTCAGCCTCG GCCGAGTATGAAGTGACCCCGGATGACAAGCGGAAGGCATGTGGGCGGCAGCTAACGCAGAATTTTCTGAGCCACACG GGTCCTGACCTCATCCCTGAGGTCCCCCGGCAGCTGGTGACGAACTGCACCCAGCGGCTGGAGCAGGGTCCCTGCAAAGACCTTTTCCAGGAACTCACCCG GCTGACCCACGAGTACCTGAGCGTGGCCCCTTTTGCCGACTACCTCGACAGCATCTACTTCAACCGTTTCCTGCAGTGGAAGTGGCTGGAAAG GCAGCCAGTGACCAAAAACACCTTCAGGCAATACCGAGTCCTGGGCAAAGGTGGCTTTGGGGAG GTGTGCGCCTGCCAGGTGCGGGCCACAGGTAAGATGTATGCCTGCAAGAAGCTAGAGAAAAAGCGGATCAAGAAGCGGAAAGGGGAGGCCATGGCGCTGAACGAGAAGCAGATCCTGGAGAAAGTGAACAGTAGGTTTGTA GTGAGCTTGGCCTACGCCTATGAGACCAAGGACGCGCTGTGCCTGGTGCTGACACTGATGAACGGGGGCGACCTCAAGTTCCACATCTACCACATGGGCCAGGCTGGCTTCCCCGAAGCGCGGGCCGTCTTCTACGCCGCCGAGATCTGCTGTGGCCTGGAGGACCTGCACCGGGAGCGCATCGTGTACAG GGACCTGAAGCCCGAGAACATCTTGCTGGATGACCACG GCCACATCCGCATCTCTGACCTGGGACTAGCTGTGCATGTGCCCGAGGGCCAGACCATCAAAGGGCGTGTGGGCACCGTGGGTTACATGG CTCCGGAGGTGGTGAAGAATGAACGGTACACGTTCAGCCCTGACTGGTGGGCGCTCGGCTGCCTCCTGTACGAGATGATCGCAGGCCAGTCGCCCTTCcagcagaggaagaagaagatcAAGCGGGAGGAGGTGGAGCGGCTGGTGAAGGAGGTCCCCGAGGAGTATTCCGAGCGCTTTTCCCCGCAGGCCCGCTCACTTTGCTCACAG CTCCTCTGCAAGGACCCTGCCGAACGCCTGGGGTGTCGTGGGGGCAGTGCCCGCGAGGTGAAGGAGCACCCCCTCTTTAAGAAGCTGAACTTCAAGCGGCTGGGAGCTGGCATGCTGGAGCCGCCGTTCAAGCCTGAC CCCCAGGCCATTTACTGCAAGGATGTTCTGGACATTGAACAGTTCTCTACGGTCAAGGGCGTGGAGCTGGAGCCTACCGACCAGGACTTCTACCAGAAGTTTGCCACAGGCAGTGTGCCCATCCCCTGGCAGAACGAG ATGGTGGAGACCGAGTGCTTCCAAGAGCTGAATGTCTTTGGGCTGGATGGCTCAGTTCCCCCAGACCTGGACTGGAAGGGCCAGCCACCTGCACCTCCTAAAAAGGGACTGCTGCAGAGACTCTTCAGTCGCCAA GATTGCTGTGGAAACTGCAGCGACAGCGAGGAAGAGCTCCCCACCCGCCTCTAG
- the GRK6 gene encoding G protein-coupled receptor kinase 6 isoform B (isoform B is encoded by transcript variant 2): MELENIVANTVLLKAREGGGGNRKGKSKKWRQMLQFPHISQCEELRLSLERDYHSLCERQPIGRLLFREFCATRPELSRCVAFLDGVAEYEVTPDDKRKACGRQLTQNFLSHTGPDLIPEVPRQLVTNCTQRLEQGPCKDLFQELTRLTHEYLSVAPFADYLDSIYFNRFLQWKWLERQPVTKNTFRQYRVLGKGGFGEVCACQVRATGKMYACKKLEKKRIKKRKGEAMALNEKQILEKVNSRFVVSLAYAYETKDALCLVLTLMNGGDLKFHIYHMGQAGFPEARAVFYAAEICCGLEDLHRERIVYRDLKPENILLDDHGHIRISDLGLAVHVPEGQTIKGRVGTVGYMAPEVVKNERYTFSPDWWALGCLLYEMIAGQSPFQQRKKKIKREEVERLVKEVPEEYSERFSPQARSLCSQLLCKDPAERLGCRGGSAREVKEHPLFKKLNFKRLGAGMLEPPFKPDPQAIYCKDVLDIEQFSTVKGVELEPTDQDFYQKFATGSVPIPWQNEMVETECFQELNVFGLDGSVPPDLDWKGQPPAPPKKGLLQRLFSRQRIAVETAATARKSSPPASSPQPEAPTSSWR; this comes from the exons ATGGAGCTCGAGAACATCGTAGCGAACACGGTGCTACTCAAGGCCCGGGAAG GTGGCGGTGGAAATCGCAAAGGCAAAAGCAAGAAATGGCGGCAGATGCTCCAGTTCCCTCACATCAGCCAGTGCGAAGAGCTGCGGCTCAGCCTCG AGCGTGACTATCACAGCCTGTGCGAGCGGCAGCCCATTGGGCGCCTGCTGTTCCGAGAGTTCTGTGCCACGAGGCCGGAGCTGAGCCGCTGCGTCGCCTTCCTGGATGGGGTG GCCGAGTATGAAGTGACCCCGGATGACAAGCGGAAGGCATGTGGGCGGCAGCTAACGCAGAATTTTCTGAGCCACACG GGTCCTGACCTCATCCCTGAGGTCCCCCGGCAGCTGGTGACGAACTGCACCCAGCGGCTGGAGCAGGGTCCCTGCAAAGACCTTTTCCAGGAACTCACCCG GCTGACCCACGAGTACCTGAGCGTGGCCCCTTTTGCCGACTACCTCGACAGCATCTACTTCAACCGTTTCCTGCAGTGGAAGTGGCTGGAAAG GCAGCCAGTGACCAAAAACACCTTCAGGCAATACCGAGTCCTGGGCAAAGGTGGCTTTGGGGAG GTGTGCGCCTGCCAGGTGCGGGCCACAGGTAAGATGTATGCCTGCAAGAAGCTAGAGAAAAAGCGGATCAAGAAGCGGAAAGGGGAGGCCATGGCGCTGAACGAGAAGCAGATCCTGGAGAAAGTGAACAGTAGGTTTGTA GTGAGCTTGGCCTACGCCTATGAGACCAAGGACGCGCTGTGCCTGGTGCTGACACTGATGAACGGGGGCGACCTCAAGTTCCACATCTACCACATGGGCCAGGCTGGCTTCCCCGAAGCGCGGGCCGTCTTCTACGCCGCCGAGATCTGCTGTGGCCTGGAGGACCTGCACCGGGAGCGCATCGTGTACAG GGACCTGAAGCCCGAGAACATCTTGCTGGATGACCACG GCCACATCCGCATCTCTGACCTGGGACTAGCTGTGCATGTGCCCGAGGGCCAGACCATCAAAGGGCGTGTGGGCACCGTGGGTTACATGG CTCCGGAGGTGGTGAAGAATGAACGGTACACGTTCAGCCCTGACTGGTGGGCGCTCGGCTGCCTCCTGTACGAGATGATCGCAGGCCAGTCGCCCTTCcagcagaggaagaagaagatcAAGCGGGAGGAGGTGGAGCGGCTGGTGAAGGAGGTCCCCGAGGAGTATTCCGAGCGCTTTTCCCCGCAGGCCCGCTCACTTTGCTCACAG CTCCTCTGCAAGGACCCTGCCGAACGCCTGGGGTGTCGTGGGGGCAGTGCCCGCGAGGTGAAGGAGCACCCCCTCTTTAAGAAGCTGAACTTCAAGCGGCTGGGAGCTGGCATGCTGGAGCCGCCGTTCAAGCCTGAC CCCCAGGCCATTTACTGCAAGGATGTTCTGGACATTGAACAGTTCTCTACGGTCAAGGGCGTGGAGCTGGAGCCTACCGACCAGGACTTCTACCAGAAGTTTGCCACAGGCAGTGTGCCCATCCCCTGGCAGAACGAG ATGGTGGAGACCGAGTGCTTCCAAGAGCTGAATGTCTTTGGGCTGGATGGCTCAGTTCCCCCAGACCTGGACTGGAAGGGCCAGCCACCTGCACCTCCTAAAAAGGGACTGCTGCAGAGACTCTTCAGTCGCCAA ag GATTGCTGTGGAAACTGCAGCGACAGCGAGGAAGAGCTCCCCACCCGCCTCTAGCCCCCAGCCCGAGGCCCCCACCAGCAGTTGGCGGTAG